A DNA window from Engystomops pustulosus chromosome 6, aEngPut4.maternal, whole genome shotgun sequence contains the following coding sequences:
- the LOC140134828 gene encoding myosin-10-like isoform X7 — protein MSSRNSYRDDAERYLFVDQNPVSMTATQADWTAKKQVWVPSEKHGFEAASIKEERGDEVVVELAENGKKVVVNKDDIQKMNPPKFTKVEDMAELTCLNEASVLHNLKDRYYSGLIYTYSGLFCVVINPYKNLPIYTEQIVEMYRGKKRHEMPPHIYAISETAYRSMLQDREDQSILCTGESGAGKTENTKKVIQYLAHVASSHKGRKEHTAPGELEHQLLQANPILEAFGNAKTVKNDNSSRFGKFIRINFDVAGYIVGANIETYLLEKSRAIRQAKDERTFHVFYQLLAGAGEHVKTDLLLEGFNQYRFLSNGNVTIPGQQDKELFQETMESMKIMGINHEEIMSMLKMVSAVLQFGNIVFRKERNTDQASMPENTAAQKLCHLLGLNVTEFCRAILMPKIKVGRDYVQKAQTKEQADFAVEALAKAMYERLFRWLVHRINRALDRTKRQGASFIGILDIAGFEIFELNSFEQLCINYTNEKLQQLFNHTMFILEQEEYQREGIEWNFIDFGLDLQPCIDLIERPANPPGVLSLLDEECWFPKATDKSFVEKVIQELGTHPKFQKPRQLRDKADLCIIHYAGKVDYKADEWLMKNMDPLNDNIATLLHQSTDKFTAELWKDVDRIVGLDQMSGMAEMSFGSSYKTKKGMFRTVGQLYKESLSKLMSTLRNTNPNFVRCIIPNHEKRAGKLEPHLVLDQLRCNGVLEGIRICRQGFPNRIIFQEFRQRYEILTPNAIPKGFMDGKQACAIMIKALELDPNLYRIGQSKIFFRAGVLAHLEEERDLKITDIIVLFQAACRGYLARKAFARRQQQMSALKVVQRNCAAYLKLRHWQWWRLFTKVKPLLQVTRQDEVMQAKVVELQKVKDNHMKTEMELKDMGSKFQQLVEEKNILAEQLQAETELFAEAEEMRARLAAKKQELEEILHDLESRVEEEEERSLQLQNEKKKMQQHVQDLEEQLEEEEAARQKLQLEKVTTEGKLKKMEEDILLLEDQNAKLMKERKLMEERISEFTSNMAEEEEKIKSLSKLRTKYEAIIADMEDRLKKEEKGRQEMEKMKRKLDGETSDLQDQILELQQQIEELKQQLARKEEELQAALARIEEEASQKNSLLKQLRELQSHMSELQEDLESEKASRAKAEKQRRDLGEELEALKSELEDTLDSTATQQELRAKREQEVTDLKKTIEEEAKVHESQVVEMRQRHTQALEDLSEQLEQSRRFKVNLEKVKQTLESENADLVKEVKNLHATKQDSEQKRKRLEGQVSELQVRVSDSEKIKAELAEKLQKLQAELDGVSGALGSTESRSIKLTKDLSTVQSQLQDTQELLQEETRQKLNLSSRVKQLEDEKNNLLENLEEEEAAKGQLSRQIQALQQQLLESRKRMEEHGGAVENLEDAKKKLAKEFELLQQRMDEKHQVNDKLEKTKNRLQQELDDLLVDLDHQRQIVSNLEKKQKKFDQMLAEEKNISARYAEERDRAEAEAREKETKALSLSRALEEALDFKDELDRQNKLLRAEMDDLISSKDDVGKNVHELERAKRALEQQVQEMKTQIEELEDELQAIEDGKLRLEVNMQAMKAQFDRDLQNRDDSNDEKKKLLIKQVRDLEVELDEERKQKAQILAGKKKLEMDLQDMESQIDAANKGREEAVKQLKKLQLQLKEVWREVEETRSSREEMFIQSKENEKRLKSLEAELLQLQEDLAAAERAKRQAQQERDDLADELANGVSGKSALLDEKRALEARIAQLEEELDEEQSNMELLNDRYRKYTIQVETMTTELAAERSFSQKAENARQQLERQNKELKVKLNEMDSTIRSKYKIAIQSLESKIAQLEEQMEQESKERVLANKLVRRAEKRLKEVLLQVEEERRNADQFKDQLEKAHIRMKQLKRQLEEAEEEASRANSNRRRLQRELEDVTESAESMNREVTTLRSRLSKLERQQRKRAPLQFTTRTIRQVYHLEAVSDEEPEANSGEPSTNHQQQPQQQPQPE, from the exons ATGTCATCTCGAAACTCATATAGAGATGATGCTGAACGCTATCTTTTTGTCGACCAAAACCCAGTGAGTATGACCGCCACACAGGCGGACTGGACGGCCAAGAAGCAGGTGTGGGTACCCTCGGAGAAGCATGGGTTTGAAGCTGCCAGTATTAAAGAAGAACGGGGTGATGAGGTAGTGGTGGAACTAGCAgagaatggcaaaaaagttgtAGTCAACAAGGATGACATCCAGAAGATGAACCCACCAAAGTTTACCAAGGTGGAGGACATGGCAGAACTAACCTGTCTGAATGAGGCATCTGTCCTGCACAATCTAAAGGATCGCTATTACTCCGGACTCATCTAT ACATATTCAGGTCTCTTCTGCGTTGTGATTAACCCATACAAGAACCTGCCAATCTATACAGAACAAATAGTGGAAATGTATCGAGGGAAGAAGCGACATGAAATGCCTCCACACATATATGCAATATCAGAAACCGCCTACCGCAGCATGCTCCAAG aTCGTGAGGATCAGTCAATTCTTTGCAC GGGAGAATCAGGGGCCGGAAAAACAGAGAACACAAAGAAGGTGATCCAGTACTTGGCGCATGTGGCCTCTTCACACAAAGGCAGGAAAGAGCACACAGCCCCG GGTGAGCTCGAGCACCAGCTTCTGCAAGCCAACCCCATATTAGAAGCTTTCGGCAATGCCAAGACTGTGAAAAACGATAACTCTTCCCGATTC GGTAAATTCATCAGAATCAATTTTGATGTAGCCGGATACATCGTTGGAGCCAACATCGAAACCT ATTTACTGGAGAAATCTCGAGCAATCCGACAGGCTAAGGATGAAAGAACCTTCCATGTTTTCTATCAGCTCCTAGCCGGAGCAGGCGAGCATGTCAAAA CCGACTTGTTACTGGAGGGCTTCAATCAGTATCGCTTCTTGTCCAATGGAAACGTCACCATTCCTGGACAGCAGGATAAAGAGCTCTTCCAGGAGACAATGGAGTCCATGAAAATCATGGGAATTAATCATGAAGAaatcatgt CTATGCTCAAGATGGTGTCCGCGGTCCTGCAGTTTGGTAACATTGTATTCCGGAAGGAGAGGAACACAGACCAAGCGTCCATGCCAGAAAACACAG CTGCCCAGAAACTGTGTCATCTCCTGGGACTCAACGTGACGGAATTTTGCCGTGCCATCTTGATGCCAAAGATCAAAGTGGGGCGCGATTACGTCCAGAAGGCACAAACTAAGGAACAG GCCGACTTTGCGGTGGAAGCGCTCGCCAAAGCCATGTATGAGCGGCTTTTCCGTTGGCTGGTTCATCGCATTAACAGAGCTTTGGATAGGACGAAGAGACAAGGCGCCTCCTTCATAGGAATTCTGGATATCGCTGGCTTTGAAATCTTTGAG CTAAACTCGTTTGAGCAGCTCTGTATTAATTACACCAACGAGAAGCTGCAGCAGCTCTTCAACCACACCATGTTCATCCTGGAGCAGGAGGAGTACCAGCGCGAGGGCATCGAGTGGAACTTTATCGACTTCGGCCTGGACCTGCAGCCTTGTATTGACTTGATTGAGAGGCCG GCAAATCCCCCAGGTGTCCTCTCACTTCTGGATGAAGAGTGCTGGTTTCCAAAGGCCACTGATAAAAGTTTTGTAGAGAAGGTCATCCAAGAACTTGGCACACATCCGAAATTCCAGAAACCAAGGCAACTCCGAGACAAGGCCGATCTATGCATCATCCATTATGCTGGAAAG GTGGATTACAAAGCTGATGAATGGCTGATGAAGAACATGGATCCTCTGAATGACAACATTGCGACTCTCCTTCACCAGAGCACAGACAAATTCACAGCCGAGCTTTGGAAAGATG TCGACAGAATAGTGGGACTGGACCAGATGAGCGGGATGGCCGAGATGTCGTTCGGCTCTTCATACAAGACGAAGAAAGGGATGTTCCGCACGGTGGGACAACTTTATAAGGAATCTCTGTCCAAATTGATGTCAACACTAAGGAACACCAATCCCAACTTTGTGCGTTGTATAATCCCCAACCATGAAAAGAGG GCTGGGAAACTGGAGCCTCACTTAGTTCTTGACCAGCTGCGTTGTAATGGAGTCCTAGAGGGGATCCGAATCTGCAGACAGGGCTTCCCAAACAGAATCATCTTCCAGGAGTTCAGACAGAG ATATGAGATCCTGACACCAAACGCCATCCCCAAAGGTTTCATGGATGGCAAACAAGCCTGTGCAATAATG ATCAAGGCCTTAGAACTGGACCCCAATCTATACCGTATAGGACAGAGTAAAATCTTCTTCCGCGCTGGAGTGTTGGCTCATCTGGAGGAAGAGCGAGACCTGAAAATCACAGACATCATTGTCCTCTTCCAAGCTGCCTGCAGAGGATACCTAGCCAGAAA AGCTTTTGCCAGGAGACAGCAGCAGATGAGCGCCTTGAAGGTGGTGCAGAGGAACTGTGCCGCGTACCTGAAGCTGAGACACTGGCAGTGGTGGCGGCTGTTCACCAAG GTCAAGCCCTTACTACAAGTGACTCGCCAGGATGAGGTCATGCAGGCGAAGGTGGTAGAACTTCAGAAGGTCAAGGATAACCACATGAAGACAGAGATGGAACTGAAGGACATGGGGAGCAAATTTCAGCAG TTGGTAGAAGAAAAGAACATTTTGGCTGAGCAGCTTCAAGCCGAGACCGAGCTGTTTGCCGAAGCCGAGGAAATGCGGGCCAGACTTGCTGCGAAGAAGCAGGAGCTGGAGGAAATCTTACATGACCTGGAGTCTCGggtggaagaagaggaagaacggAGCTTACAGTTACAGAACGAGAAGAAGAAGATGCAGCAACATGTGCAG GACCTGGAGGAGCAGCTAGAGGAAGAGGAGGCCGCTCGGCAGAAACTGCAGCTGGAGAAAGTAACAACAGAAGGCAAACTAAAGAAGATGGAAGAGGATATTCTCCTCCTGGAAGACCAGAATGCTAAACTTATGAAG GAGAGGAAGCTGATGGAAGAAAGAATTTCCGAATTCACATCAAAcatggctgaagaagaagagaagataaAGAGTCTGAGCAAACTTCGCACCAAGTATGAAGCCATCATTGCCGATATGGAAG ATCGtctgaagaaagaagaaaagggCAGGCAAGAGATGGAGAAGATGAAGAGGAAGTTGGACGGAGAAACCTCAGATTTACAGGATCAGATCTTAGAGCTCCAACAGCAGATTGAAGAACTGAAGCAACAACTGGCCCGTAAGGAAGAAGAGCTGCAGGCAGCCCTGGCCAG GATTGAAGAAGAAGCCAGTCAGAAGAATAGTTTACTGAAACAGCTCCGGGAACTCCAGTCTCATATGTCAGAATTACAAGAAGACTTAGAATCGGAAAAGGCATCTCGGGCCAAAGCAGAGAAGCAGCGACGAGACCTGGGAGAAGAACTGGAAGCGCTGAAGTCTGAGCTTGAGGACACACTAGATTCTACTGCCACACAGCAAGAACTTAG GGCCAAACGTGAACAGGAGGTGACTGACCTGAAGAAGACGATTGAAGAAGAAGCAAAAGTACACGAGTCTCAGGTTGTGGAAATGCGTCAGCGCCACACGCAGGCTCTGGAGGACCTCTCAGAACAGCTTGAACAATCACGAAGG ttcaaagTGAATCTAGAGAAGGTAAAACAGACTCTAGAGAGCGAAAACGCGGATCTGGTGAAGGAAGTCAAGAATCTTCACGCCACTAAACAAGATTCAGAACAGAAGCGCAAGAGATTAGAAGGACAAGTATCTGAACTTCAGGTCCGAGTCTCCGATAGTGAAAAGATCAAGGCTGAACTGGCAGAAAAGTTACAGAAGTTACAG GCTGAATTGGATGGAGTTTCTGGAGCGTTGGGATCCACAGAAAGCAGATCTATTAAACTCACCAAAGATTTATCTACAGTGCAGTCACAGCTGCAAGACACCCAG GAGTTACTACAGGAAGAGACTCGACAGAAGCTAAACTTGAGTTCTAGAGTAAAACAATTGGAAGATGAGAAAAATAACCTCTTAGAAAACCTCGAGGAAGAAGAGGCAGCCAAGGGCCAGCTCAGCCGGCAGATTCAGGCCTTGCAACAACAG CTACTGGAATCCAGGAAAAGGATGGAGGAGCACGGAGGGGCAGTGGAGAACTTGGAAGATGCCAAAAAGAAATTAGCCAAGGAGTTCGAGCTTCTGCAACAACGTATGGATGAGAAGCATCAAGTCAATGACAAGCTGGAAAAGACCAAGAACCGTCTGCAACAAGAACTGGACGACCTTCTGGTGGATCTGGATCATCAGAGGCAAATTGTCTCAAATCTGGAAAAGAAACAGAAAAAGTTTGACCAG ATGTTGGCAGAAGAGAAGAACATATCAGCACGCTACGCCGAGGAGAGAGATAGGGCAGAAGCAGAGGCTCGGGAGAAGGAGACCAAGGCTCTTTCCCTAAGTCGGGCGCTGGAGGAAGCTCTCGATTTCAAGGATGAACTCGACAGACAGAACAAGTTGCTGCGAGCGGAAATGGATGACCTGATCAGTTCCAAGGACGATGTTGGCAAGAAT GTTCACGAACTGGAGAGAGCTAAGAGAGCCCTGGAGCAACAAGTCCAAGAAATGAAGACCCAGATCGAAGAACTAGAGGATGAACTTCAGGCCATTGAAGATGGAAAACTCCGTCTGGAAGTCAACATGCAAGCCATGAAAGCTCAGTTTGACAGGGATCTCCAAAACCGTGATGACTCCAATGATGAGAAGAAGAAGCTCCTGATTAAGCAG GTGCGAGATCTAGAGGTAGAACTGGATGAAGAACGCAAGCAGAAGGCACAGATCTTAGCAGGCAAGAAGAAACTGGAGATGGACCTTCAGGACATGGAAAGTCAAATTGATGCTGCCAACAAAGGACGAGAAGAAGCAGTGAAGCAACTGAAGAAACTACAG CTCCAGTTGAAAGAAGTTTGGCGTGAAGTGGAGGAGACCCGGTCATCCCGGGAGGAAATGTTCATCCAATCTAAGGAGAACGAGAAGAGACTGAAGAGCTTAGAAGCAGAACTTCTCCAGCTACAAGAG GACTTGGCGGCTGCAGAGAGGGCAAAGAGACAAGCCCAGCAGGAAAGAGACGACCTGGCGGATGAACTGGCTAATGGTGTCAGCGGCAA ATCAGCCCTGCTGGACGAGAAGCGGGCACTGGAAGCCAGGATCGCCCagctggaggaggagctggacgAGGAGCAGAGCAATATGGAGCTTCTGAACGATAGATATAGGAAGTATACAATTCAG GTGGAGACAATGACCACCGAACTGGCGGCGGAGAGGAGCTTCTCGCAGAAGGCAGAGAACGCACGTCAGCAGCTCGAGAGACAAAACAAGGAGCTCAAAGTCAAATTAAATGAGATGGATTCCACCATCAGGTCAAAATACAAGATTGCCATTCAGTCCCTGGAGTCTAAGATCGCTCAGCTGGAGGAGCAAATGGAACAAGAGTCAAA GGAGCGGGTCCTGGCAAACAAACTGGTGCGACGTGCCGAGAAGAGGCTGAAGGAGGTCCTCTTACAggtagaggaggagaggaggaacgCCGACCAGTTCAAGGATCAG CTGGAGAAGGCCCACATCCGCATGAAGCAGCTGAAACGTCagctggaggaggctgaggaagAGGCGTCAAGAGCGAACTCCAACCGCCGCCGCCTGCAACGGGAAC